Proteins from one Argonema galeatum A003/A1 genomic window:
- a CDS encoding Uma2 family endonuclease translates to MVVAAQFQTYTVEEFLNLDLPEGQEYELIDGRISVMVEPSGEHENLRSELMVELRMESRRRQLGLLVHPKPVLQLGPKDTRKPDLIAINGDSWNRQTQSEAVLRESPSVVIEIVSTNWQEDYRHKPLWYAAFGVSELWIVDPLFTVDRYPNRRNPKIEEPTIAIGQLVNSRSILVEREYEFQSFTGKQRIESRVFPDLEITVEQIVGYGQGI, encoded by the coding sequence ATGGTTGTTGCGGCGCAATTCCAGACTTATACCGTAGAAGAGTTTCTTAACCTAGACCTCCCGGAAGGACAGGAATACGAACTTATCGACGGAAGGATATCTGTGATGGTAGAACCTTCAGGGGAACACGAAAATCTGCGTTCCGAACTGATGGTAGAATTGCGAATGGAAAGCAGACGCCGCCAACTCGGACTGCTGGTGCATCCAAAACCCGTACTGCAATTAGGGCCAAAAGATACTCGCAAACCCGACTTAATTGCAATTAATGGGGATTCTTGGAATCGCCAGACTCAATCAGAAGCGGTATTGAGGGAATCACCCAGCGTTGTAATTGAAATTGTCAGTACGAATTGGCAAGAGGACTATCGGCATAAACCCCTGTGGTATGCTGCTTTTGGAGTAAGTGAGTTGTGGATTGTTGACCCGCTGTTTACTGTCGATCGCTATCCTAACCGCAGGAATCCGAAAATTGAAGAACCTACGATTGCGATCGGACAATTGGTTAATTCGCGTAGTATTTTAGTGGAAAGAGAATATGAGTTTCAGAGTTTTACAGGGAAACAGAGGATTGAGTCGCGGGTTTTCCCAGATTTAGAGATTACTGTTGAGCAGATTGTTGGTTATGGGCAGGGGATTTGA
- a CDS encoding Tat pathway signal protein, with translation MSISRRKFTQLAIVGGASLATTSGIFFPKPAEAFIFGFLLRALTSRAVFGTLLRFAAGRIIRGALSEAFGPSEEELLAIQLADRDFVERQFRENKTELARAQTNIFWGQQRQDKWGPNVGFGFVQKYQGETSTAKITGPTMTGIHIASQVLGKQGLSPNQVADSLLPVNSQFDDWCSWEGDSFPDATGNRNVCFQNYRTVMGEVTSRYELIQPGRGGRGNVELIVEAGGQPRREIIVEVKFA, from the coding sequence ATGAGTATCAGCAGACGTAAATTTACTCAGTTAGCTATTGTAGGTGGCGCTTCCCTAGCAACTACCTCTGGTATATTTTTCCCTAAACCAGCAGAAGCGTTTATTTTCGGCTTTCTGCTGAGAGCATTAACATCCCGTGCTGTTTTTGGTACTTTGCTACGCTTTGCTGCTGGCAGAATTATTCGAGGTGCATTATCCGAGGCATTTGGCCCTTCTGAAGAAGAACTTTTGGCAATTCAACTAGCTGACCGGGATTTTGTTGAGCGTCAATTCAGAGAAAACAAAACCGAACTTGCACGCGCTCAAACTAATATTTTCTGGGGGCAACAAAGACAAGATAAGTGGGGGCCAAATGTGGGTTTTGGTTTTGTTCAAAAGTATCAAGGTGAAACTAGCACCGCTAAAATTACTGGCCCTACAATGACAGGCATTCATATTGCCAGTCAAGTGCTAGGTAAACAGGGACTTTCTCCTAATCAGGTTGCAGACTCATTGTTACCCGTAAATTCTCAATTTGATGATTGGTGTAGTTGGGAAGGAGATAGTTTTCCTGATGCAACTGGGAACCGAAATGTTTGTTTTCAAAACTATCGTACAGTCATGGGCGAAGTTACTTCTCGCTATGAGTTAATTCAACCTGGTCGCGGTGGACGTGGTAATGTTGAGCTAATTGTTGAAGCTGGTGGTCAGCCGCGCCGGGAAATCATTGTTGAAGTCAAATTTGCATAA
- a CDS encoding phycobiliprotein lyase, protein MDVKEFFQLSAGKWFSQRTSHHLAFKQSESGKSDLKIDMLPADDPEVIKLCQQYDIALENTWGGARVTWDGTMEWDEEKHAGSSVLVPIPDPDNPNQGKLLRDVGYAEKAEVAGRYIIGSDDAMTLITEYETMYSEERIWFASPNLRLRTSILKRFGGFSMASFCSEIRMGVVKN, encoded by the coding sequence ATGGATGTTAAAGAGTTTTTCCAGCTAAGCGCTGGCAAATGGTTTTCACAACGTACAAGTCACCATCTGGCTTTCAAGCAATCAGAAAGTGGCAAGTCAGACCTCAAGATTGATATGCTCCCAGCAGACGATCCAGAAGTGATTAAGCTGTGCCAGCAATACGATATTGCCCTGGAGAATACCTGGGGTGGGGCTCGTGTCACTTGGGACGGCACAATGGAGTGGGATGAAGAAAAACACGCTGGTTCTTCAGTGCTAGTACCAATCCCCGACCCGGATAACCCGAACCAAGGCAAGTTGCTGCGGGATGTTGGCTATGCCGAGAAGGCAGAGGTTGCAGGTCGCTACATTATCGGTAGCGACGATGCTATGACGCTGATTACTGAGTACGAGACTATGTATTCAGAAGAGCGCATCTGGTTTGCAAGTCCTAATTTGCGGCTGCGAACTAGCATACTGAAACGATTTGGTGGCTTCAGTATGGCGTCTTTTTGCTCGGAAATTCGCATGGGAGTAGTCAAAAATTAA
- a CDS encoding MFS transporter, protein MSNPANSPHSDSTPESGKLSFSTKLAYGAGDMGAAITANIGVFYMAYFLTNVAGLNTGLAAWVLLIGKVWDAVNDPMVGVMSDRTQNRRWGRRLPWMLYGAIPFGITFFLQWIVPRFSGDEATNQWALFWYYVVISILFNSFYTAVNLPYTALTPELTQDYDERTNLNSFRFGFSIGGSILSVIVVGIIAGVIPNDRIQQYLVVGAVCALMSVLPMYWCVWGVRSRVMAVAAQHPEIEQPVSTPILSQLRIVLSNVPFLFVIGIYLCSWLGVQLTAAIIPYFVVSWMRLPDSAIAQVILGVQGTALVMLFVWSAISERVGKKAVYFMGMGVWIIAQAGLFFLKPGQISLMYVLSVMAGFGVATAYLIPWSMLPDVIELDELKTGERREGIYYSFVVLLQKVCLAIAVFLVLKSLDWAGYVKPLANAATPIQPDSVLLAIRIAIGPMPTIALICGLVLAYFYPITREVHAEILLKLKEKQNVIGH, encoded by the coding sequence ATGAGTAATCCTGCCAATTCTCCCCATTCCGATTCCACACCTGAAAGCGGAAAGCTCAGTTTCAGCACCAAACTGGCTTACGGTGCTGGTGATATGGGTGCTGCGATCACAGCTAACATTGGGGTGTTTTATATGGCATATTTCCTCACCAATGTCGCTGGTTTGAATACTGGGTTGGCAGCATGGGTGCTTCTGATTGGCAAGGTTTGGGATGCGGTGAACGATCCGATGGTGGGTGTGATGAGCGATCGCACCCAGAACCGCCGCTGGGGTCGTCGCCTCCCTTGGATGCTGTATGGTGCGATTCCTTTCGGGATTACTTTCTTTTTGCAGTGGATTGTACCCCGCTTTAGTGGTGATGAGGCGACGAATCAGTGGGCATTGTTCTGGTACTATGTGGTGATATCGATTCTGTTTAATTCTTTCTACACCGCCGTCAATTTGCCCTACACCGCTTTGACACCCGAACTGACTCAAGACTACGACGAACGCACCAACCTCAACAGCTTTCGATTTGGCTTCTCGATTGGGGGTAGTATTCTGTCTGTGATTGTGGTCGGTATTATTGCGGGTGTAATTCCGAATGACCGCATTCAGCAATATTTGGTAGTTGGAGCGGTTTGTGCCCTGATGTCCGTATTGCCTATGTATTGGTGTGTTTGGGGGGTTCGGTCCCGCGTTATGGCCGTAGCAGCACAACACCCTGAGATCGAGCAGCCTGTATCCACACCAATTTTGTCACAATTGCGGATTGTTTTGAGCAATGTACCGTTTTTGTTTGTGATCGGTATTTATCTCTGTTCCTGGCTCGGTGTCCAGCTTACAGCTGCGATTATTCCTTACTTCGTTGTTAGTTGGATGCGCTTGCCAGATTCTGCGATCGCGCAAGTAATTCTCGGCGTCCAAGGAACTGCTCTGGTGATGCTGTTTGTCTGGAGTGCGATTAGCGAACGGGTGGGCAAAAAAGCGGTTTATTTTATGGGAATGGGAGTGTGGATTATAGCACAAGCAGGACTGTTTTTCTTAAAGCCCGGTCAAATATCTTTGATGTATGTCTTATCGGTGATGGCAGGTTTCGGTGTTGCTACAGCTTATCTGATTCCCTGGTCAATGCTGCCAGACGTGATCGAACTGGATGAATTGAAAACAGGAGAGCGTCGGGAAGGCATATACTACAGCTTTGTGGTATTATTGCAAAAAGTTTGTTTGGCGATCGCAGTCTTCTTGGTTCTGAAAAGCTTAGATTGGGCTGGATATGTGAAACCCCTGGCAAACGCTGCTACGCCTATTCAACCAGATTCTGTCCTGTTGGCAATCCGCATTGCTATTGGCCCTATGCCCACAATTGCCCTCATCTGCGGTTTGGTGCTGGCCTATTTTTACCCCATTACCCGCGAAGTTCATGCGGAAATATTACTGAAACTCAAAGAAAAGCAAAATGTCATTGGTCATTAG
- a CDS encoding AEC family transporter, with protein sequence MSSPEIKLLELYMPIAGGVLLGWFLGCILPKSVPAYLGQFLFWIGVPISIVAFLRRTNLSGPIWIAPVAAWAAILLGAGLAWAGIQIRASFQSNVGVETDREEQNQGSFLLASMVGNTGYLGYPVTLALVGQEYFGWAVFYDLLGSTLGTYGLGVALAARFGTGANSFGQLLGAVLKTPALWSLGFGLAFRLVPLPDLVDTSLQRFGWTVIALSLMLIGMRLSQLSSWGGVRQASISLAIKMLLVPLVLGYGLRGLGVTGLPLLVILLQMAMPPAFATLIIAEAYDLDRDLAVTAIALGTALLFFTLPIWLWLFGV encoded by the coding sequence ATGTCCAGTCCGGAAATTAAGCTTTTGGAACTCTATATGCCGATCGCAGGAGGAGTTCTCCTGGGATGGTTTCTAGGCTGTATCCTGCCTAAAAGCGTGCCCGCTTATTTGGGCCAGTTTCTCTTCTGGATCGGAGTCCCGATTAGTATTGTGGCGTTTCTGCGACGCACTAATTTATCGGGGCCGATTTGGATCGCACCAGTGGCAGCTTGGGCGGCAATTCTATTGGGGGCTGGACTTGCTTGGGCGGGGATTCAGATCCGAGCATCTTTTCAATCTAATGTTGGTGTTGAAACCGATCGCGAAGAGCAGAATCAGGGCAGCTTCCTATTGGCATCAATGGTGGGCAATACAGGCTACTTAGGCTATCCCGTAACCCTTGCCCTAGTTGGACAGGAATACTTTGGGTGGGCGGTCTTCTACGACTTGCTGGGCAGCACGCTGGGAACTTACGGGTTGGGCGTTGCTCTTGCTGCTCGTTTTGGTACGGGGGCGAATAGTTTTGGACAATTACTCGGTGCGGTTCTGAAAACTCCCGCTCTGTGGAGTTTGGGATTTGGACTGGCTTTCCGACTCGTGCCCCTACCAGATTTAGTTGATACCAGCTTACAGCGGTTTGGGTGGACGGTAATAGCGCTGTCCCTAATGCTAATTGGAATGCGGCTGAGCCAGTTATCTTCTTGGGGCGGTGTGCGACAGGCGTCCATTTCCTTGGCGATTAAAATGCTGCTGGTTCCTTTAGTTTTGGGGTACGGATTGCGTGGGTTGGGTGTGACTGGGTTACCTCTGCTGGTAATCTTGTTGCAAATGGCAATGCCGCCAGCTTTTGCGACTCTGATTATTGCGGAAGCTTACGATCTCGATCGCGATTTAGCCGTAACTGCGATCGCACTTGGTACGGCTTTACTCTTCTTCACTCTCCCGATTTGGCTATGGCTGTTTGGAGTTTAA
- a CDS encoding PAS domain S-box protein: MELEGLNSLSQFCRDEVASRPRSPILLAAETEAQADKQMRFQASLLDRICHAVIATDTERKITYWNRYAETLYQWQAAEVIGKNIYEITVPQISRQRVEEIFDNAVQQGEWRGEIFLQRKDGSEFWARLTNSAIKDANGDITGFVEVSIEVADEVQAKERSQQNERTTQILLNAIPDAIFRTHKDGTFLDGQVPKNFTLKLSHREFLGRKISDTLPKKLAARAMQHIEQALSKGKSEIFEYQLLNNGKLRDFEARIIPSDAEEVVLILRDTTDRKQVERKLAKSEERYRIVSELTSDFAYAARIDSNGFFVTDWITGAFSRISGFSSEEVEARGGWQNLIHHDDKSIFQERLQTILCWLSNVSEYRILTKNEEIRWLRDYSQPVYCDDKNHVLLIYGAVQDITDRKQAEEALRQQTERERLLGMMQERIRQSLNIDEILNQAVAEVRSFLQVERVAIYQIERQNFGKFVVESIAPNCSSILGVSCEDPCFNTKFIQKYEQGHVCAIDDIYQANLATCHIELLARIQINANLVVPIAFNNQLWGLLCAHQCSGSRHWQPFEIDFLQQLATTVAVAIQQASLFKQIQKLNTELERQVQERTAQLQKALDFEAMLKRITDKVRDSLDENQILETAVQEVAIGLNISSCNAAIYDLEKGTTTVCQDYAVNFPAKQGRVAHMANFPELYTQLLEKKYFQFCSIFPNPVRGRVAMLACPIFDNEGVLGDLWLINDHDYAFSDLEIRLVQQVANQCAIAIRQARLYQAAQAQVAELEKLNLLKDDFLSTVSHELRTPMANMKMAIQMLKLVPSGERHQRYLEILKAECDRETELINDLLDLQRLEASSYPLSLAESVNLQEWLPNIVEPFYSRTLERKQNLQVELSPDVPSLVTDRAGLARILAELLNNACKYTPPNGGIVLRVYHHLGNSIESEEYASVWQATSSSCVPMTIFTVSNEVEIPPSELAHLFKKFYRVLQADLWKQGGTGLGLALVQKLVEQMGGNINVESEGGWTTFRIELPLRQ, from the coding sequence ATGGAACTAGAAGGGCTCAATAGTCTGAGTCAATTTTGCCGGGATGAGGTGGCCTCAAGACCGCGCTCACCTATTCTACTGGCAGCGGAAACTGAGGCGCAGGCAGATAAGCAAATGCGTTTTCAGGCATCGCTTTTAGATCGGATCTGTCATGCCGTCATTGCCACGGATACAGAAAGGAAGATAACCTATTGGAACCGCTACGCCGAAACTCTCTATCAATGGCAAGCAGCAGAAGTCATAGGTAAAAATATCTATGAGATTACGGTGCCTCAAATTAGCCGCCAGCGGGTAGAAGAAATTTTCGACAACGCAGTCCAGCAAGGTGAGTGGAGAGGGGAAATTTTCTTGCAGCGCAAAGACGGCAGCGAGTTTTGGGCACGGCTAACTAATTCGGCTATTAAAGATGCCAATGGTGACATCACAGGTTTTGTAGAAGTTTCTATAGAAGTCGCAGATGAGGTACAGGCAAAAGAGCGATCGCAACAAAACGAAAGGACAACCCAAATTTTGTTGAATGCCATACCGGATGCTATATTTCGCACTCATAAAGATGGGACATTTTTGGACGGCCAAGTCCCAAAAAACTTCACATTGAAATTGTCTCACAGAGAGTTTTTGGGTAGAAAAATATCCGATACATTACCAAAAAAACTAGCTGCTAGGGCTATGCAGCACATAGAACAAGCCCTCTCGAAGGGAAAAAGCGAAATTTTTGAATATCAGCTGTTAAATAATGGCAAATTGCGCGACTTTGAAGCTAGGATTATTCCTAGCGACGCTGAAGAAGTTGTGCTAATTCTGCGAGACACAACCGATCGCAAACAAGTAGAAAGAAAACTAGCAAAAAGCGAAGAGCGCTATCGGATTGTTTCAGAGCTTACATCCGACTTCGCTTATGCCGCGAGGATCGACTCCAACGGCTTTTTTGTGACCGACTGGATTACAGGTGCCTTTAGCCGTATTTCCGGCTTCAGTTCTGAAGAAGTAGAAGCACGCGGCGGCTGGCAAAATCTCATCCATCACGATGATAAGTCAATTTTTCAAGAGCGCCTGCAAACCATTCTGTGTTGGCTCTCAAATGTGAGCGAATACCGGATATTAACCAAAAATGAGGAAATCCGCTGGCTGCGGGATTATAGCCAGCCTGTTTATTGTGATGATAAAAATCACGTACTTCTGATATACGGTGCCGTTCAAGATATTACCGATCGCAAACAAGCAGAAGAAGCGCTGCGCCAGCAAACTGAGCGAGAGCGGCTGCTGGGAATGATGCAAGAGCGCATCCGCCAGTCATTAAACATAGATGAAATTCTCAACCAAGCAGTAGCAGAAGTACGCAGCTTTCTGCAAGTAGAACGGGTAGCAATTTATCAGATCGAGCGCCAGAATTTTGGTAAATTTGTTGTCGAATCCATTGCACCGAATTGTTCGTCAATCTTGGGTGTCTCTTGCGAAGATCCTTGTTTTAACACAAAATTTATTCAAAAGTACGAACAGGGTCATGTCTGTGCCATTGATGATATTTACCAAGCAAATCTCGCAACTTGTCACATAGAGTTACTCGCTCGAATACAGATTAACGCTAATCTGGTTGTGCCAATTGCGTTCAACAACCAACTATGGGGATTGCTGTGCGCCCATCAGTGTTCTGGATCGCGACATTGGCAACCGTTTGAAATCGATTTCCTGCAACAGCTGGCAACAACGGTGGCGGTCGCAATCCAGCAAGCCTCACTTTTCAAGCAAATACAAAAACTCAATACCGAGCTGGAGCGGCAAGTGCAAGAACGCACCGCCCAGTTGCAAAAGGCGCTTGACTTTGAAGCAATGCTCAAACGCATAACTGACAAAGTTCGCGACAGCCTTGATGAAAATCAGATTTTAGAAACAGCCGTGCAGGAAGTAGCCATCGGACTAAACATCAGTTCCTGTAATGCGGCTATATACGATTTAGAAAAGGGCACTACCACCGTTTGTCAGGACTACGCAGTTAACTTTCCGGCAAAACAGGGTCGCGTAGCTCACATGGCAAACTTCCCCGAACTTTATACTCAACTGCTAGAAAAAAAATATTTCCAGTTTTGTTCGATCTTTCCCAATCCAGTGCGGGGAAGAGTGGCGATGCTGGCTTGTCCTATTTTTGATAATGAAGGAGTTTTGGGGGACTTGTGGTTAATTAACGACCACGATTATGCTTTTAGCGATTTAGAAATCCGATTGGTACAGCAGGTAGCGAATCAGTGCGCGATCGCGATTCGTCAAGCTAGACTTTATCAAGCAGCCCAAGCACAAGTAGCGGAACTGGAAAAACTCAATCTCCTCAAAGATGACTTTTTGAGTACGGTTTCCCACGAATTGCGGACGCCTATGGCAAACATGAAAATGGCGATCCAAATGCTCAAACTGGTTCCCAGCGGAGAACGACACCAGCGCTATTTAGAAATTCTCAAAGCAGAGTGCGATCGCGAAACCGAACTGATTAACGACCTTCTGGATTTGCAGCGGCTAGAAGCATCCTCTTATCCCCTTTCCCTCGCCGAATCCGTAAACCTGCAAGAGTGGTTACCCAACATAGTTGAACCATTTTACAGCCGTACTCTAGAACGGAAACAAAACCTCCAAGTAGAACTGTCACCCGACGTACCCTCGCTAGTTACCGATCGCGCTGGATTGGCCCGAATCCTGGCAGAACTGCTCAACAATGCCTGCAAATATACGCCCCCTAACGGCGGGATAGTTTTGCGCGTTTACCACCACTTAGGCAACAGTATAGAGTCAGAAGAATATGCCTCAGTGTGGCAGGCTACTTCCTCGTCCTGTGTGCCGATGACTATCTTTACCGTCAGCAATGAAGTTGAAATCCCCCCTTCCGAGTTAGCTCATCTTTTTAAGAAGTTTTATCGAGTTCTACAGGCAGATCTTTGGAAACAAGGCGGTACTGGTTTGGGGCTGGCTTTAGTACAGAAACTGGTAGAGCAGATGGGGGGCAATATTAACGTAGAAAGCGAGGGCGGCTGGACGACATTCCGCATCGAATTACCGCTACGTCAGTGA
- a CDS encoding HEAT repeat domain-containing protein, whose amino-acid sequence MNDSKIEQISAQLESESSRDRMIALASLRDVPAFEAVPLIKKVLEDENLQIRSMAVFALGIKQTPECYPILVKLLETDPDYGIRADAAGALGYLEDNRAFEPLVRAFYEDTDWLVRFSAAVSLGNLKDPRAYEVLIRALDTDEVVLQQAAIAALGEIKAIEAIDRILDFAQSEDWLVRQRLAEALGYLPSPKSLWALKYLQKDSHPQVSEAARISLGRLEEGLEARG is encoded by the coding sequence ATGAATGATTCCAAGATAGAACAAATTTCAGCCCAGCTAGAAAGTGAGTCTTCGCGCGATCGCATGATCGCCCTCGCCTCGTTGCGCGATGTGCCAGCGTTTGAGGCGGTGCCTTTAATAAAAAAAGTTTTAGAGGACGAAAACCTCCAAATTCGCTCAATGGCTGTGTTTGCCTTGGGTATTAAGCAGACTCCAGAGTGCTATCCGATTTTAGTAAAGTTGCTAGAAACCGATCCCGATTACGGAATTCGCGCTGACGCTGCTGGTGCCTTGGGTTATCTGGAAGATAATCGTGCATTTGAGCCTTTAGTGCGGGCTTTTTACGAAGATACCGATTGGTTGGTGCGTTTTAGTGCGGCAGTCTCGCTGGGAAATCTCAAAGATCCACGGGCTTATGAAGTGTTGATTCGGGCTTTAGATACGGATGAAGTCGTGCTGCAACAGGCAGCGATCGCAGCTTTGGGTGAAATCAAAGCGATCGAAGCAATCGATCGTATCCTCGACTTTGCCCAGTCAGAGGATTGGTTAGTGAGGCAACGCTTAGCCGAAGCTTTAGGCTATCTTCCTAGCCCTAAAAGTCTTTGGGCCCTCAAATACCTCCAAAAAGACAGTCATCCCCAAGTTTCTGAAGCAGCTAGAATTTCCCTGGGCCGTCTGGAAGAGGGGCTAGAGGCTAGAGGCTAG
- a CDS encoding D-alanyl-D-alanine carboxypeptidase family protein, with amino-acid sequence MDNASLSGKPSKVAAPSMDDIPEALREAPSPLPQRPWQRMWLMGLLVGWGAFALFIGLWFASLSQSSSQTATAQKSEATSTAEPSLTSKEALSSSPREPDIVLGKSGHFAYKEAPSAELQPIAGDGRFKLRKAAAQKYNAMVAGARAQGVILVPISGFRSVAEQQHLFFDVKAQRGQVAAERATVSAPPGYSEHHTGYALDVGDGRVPATNLSPNFEKTAAFRWLQANAARYSFEMSFPKNNAQGVSYEPWHWRFVGDRDSLETFYKAKQLKIKN; translated from the coding sequence GTGGATAATGCCAGCTTGTCTGGAAAGCCATCAAAGGTAGCGGCTCCCTCAATGGATGATATTCCTGAGGCTTTAAGGGAAGCGCCGTCTCCATTACCCCAGCGTCCTTGGCAACGAATGTGGTTAATGGGACTATTGGTGGGTTGGGGAGCGTTCGCTCTTTTTATTGGTCTGTGGTTCGCCAGTTTGTCTCAATCTTCCTCTCAGACAGCGACAGCTCAAAAGAGTGAAGCAACATCCACCGCCGAACCAAGTCTAACTTCAAAGGAGGCTCTCAGCAGTTCCCCCCGCGAGCCGGATATAGTCTTAGGAAAATCCGGACACTTTGCTTACAAAGAAGCTCCCTCCGCAGAACTTCAACCCATTGCGGGGGATGGTCGCTTTAAGCTACGCAAAGCCGCTGCCCAGAAGTATAACGCTATGGTGGCAGGAGCTAGGGCACAAGGTGTCATTTTGGTGCCGATTTCGGGCTTTCGCTCAGTGGCGGAACAGCAGCACCTGTTTTTTGACGTTAAAGCACAGCGGGGACAGGTAGCCGCAGAACGAGCAACCGTCAGTGCGCCGCCCGGTTACAGCGAACACCACACGGGTTATGCCCTCGATGTTGGGGATGGTAGAGTACCGGCAACCAACCTGAGTCCCAATTTTGAAAAGACTGCTGCCTTCAGGTGGCTCCAGGCTAATGCGGCTCGCTATAGTTTTGAGATGTCGTTCCCGAAAAACAATGCACAAGGCGTCAGTTATGAGCCTTGGCACTGGAGGTTTGTGGGCGATCGCGACAGCTTAGAAACTTTTTACAAAGCCAAACAACTAAAAATTAAAAACTAA
- a CDS encoding NB-ARC domain-containing protein, translating to MTITEVLQFVDRLVEKQTGEHLDDLQKTVIQGVWQGKSYNQIADESGYDKNYVGDVSRKLFKILSEQLNEDINKSNFSWTLERVINSPHFVGVNTNITYCPFYPPADPNQSINNEEKTNKNRRYHDLTLAPKITHFYERATELQTLSDWLTNQNTRLISVLGLSGIGKTTLVKQFVDLNIQQFDVVIWKTLKLSQSLDGILTEIFTGINTELIQSDNKLTQFFNLLRQQRCLIILDDVEELFVSGQLAGQFKPEYKNYQNLIKMMTDIEHQSTLILISQEQCQEMLCLDEELYPIKCLELQGLNNTEILKSLKLKDESSWSKLIELYEGNPVDLKDIANLIKNIFNGKVADFLNEDGIIVTKDMKSRFTELFKRISPIELEIILQLTKFDRPVLREDLRESLSLSSMDLMNGLQSLSQRYLLKRIEGEKILFDLSLIIQVYVRTCCQLRSAETIASGSSG from the coding sequence ATGACTATTACGGAAGTTTTACAATTTGTAGATCGGTTAGTCGAGAAACAAACGGGTGAACACCTAGACGATCTGCAAAAAACTGTCATTCAAGGAGTTTGGCAAGGGAAAAGTTACAATCAAATTGCAGATGAATCTGGGTATGATAAAAACTATGTTGGAGATGTTAGCCGGAAGTTATTTAAAATTTTATCTGAACAGCTAAATGAAGATATCAATAAATCTAATTTTTCTTGGACGTTAGAAAGAGTTATAAATTCTCCTCATTTTGTTGGTGTAAATACAAATATTACTTATTGTCCGTTTTATCCTCCAGCAGATCCAAATCAATCTATCAATAATGAAGAGAAAACGAACAAAAACAGAAGATATCACGATTTAACCCTAGCACCGAAAATTACTCATTTCTACGAGCGCGCAACCGAACTTCAAACCCTATCCGATTGGCTAACTAACCAAAATACTCGTCTCATCTCAGTTTTAGGATTAAGTGGAATTGGTAAAACTACCCTAGTTAAACAGTTTGTTGACCTAAATATACAACAATTTGATGTAGTTATCTGGAAAACTCTCAAACTATCCCAGTCTTTAGATGGTATTCTTACTGAAATTTTCACAGGTATCAATACCGAGCTTATTCAATCTGACAATAAATTAACTCAATTTTTTAACCTTTTACGCCAGCAAAGATGTTTAATTATCCTTGATGATGTGGAAGAATTATTTGTCAGTGGACAATTGGCAGGACAATTCAAACCGGAATATAAGAACTATCAAAACTTGATTAAAATGATGACAGATATAGAACATCAAAGTACTTTAATCTTAATCAGTCAAGAACAATGCCAAGAAATGCTCTGCTTAGATGAAGAATTATACCCTATTAAATGCTTAGAGTTACAAGGCTTAAACAATACCGAAATACTGAAAAGCCTGAAGTTAAAAGACGAGTCAAGCTGGTCAAAGCTGATTGAACTATATGAAGGTAATCCGGTTGATTTAAAAGATATTGCGAATTTAATTAAAAATATATTTAATGGGAAAGTTGCTGATTTTTTGAATGAAGATGGTATAATTGTCACTAAAGATATGAAATCACGCTTCACTGAATTATTCAAACGAATATCACCGATAGAACTAGAGATTATTTTACAATTAACTAAATTTGATCGACCTGTGTTAAGAGAAGATTTAAGAGAAAGTTTATCTCTATCATCAATGGATTTGATGAATGGGTTACAATCTTTGAGCCAACGTTATTTACTCAAAAGAATAGAAGGAGAGAAGATATTGTTTGATTTATCTCTTATTATTCAAGTATATGTTAGAACTTGTTGTCAACTACGAAGTGCTGAAACAATTGCCAGCGGAAGTTCAGGCTGA
- a CDS encoding phosphoribosyltransferase: MPDIYVSWPDYYSKIEHLAVKIYQSDWNFNQIICLARGGLRIGDTLSRIYRYPLAILAASSYGGFENRVRGDLTFSSHITMTNDQLGSHILLVDDLVDSGTTLQQSVVWLKRNYGSQIEEIRTAVLWYKGCSEIAPDYCVDYLPDSPWIHQPFEPYENMNIADLAASYPAALNSKQP, from the coding sequence ATGCCCGACATATACGTCTCTTGGCCAGACTACTACTCTAAGATCGAACACTTGGCCGTCAAAATCTATCAGTCCGACTGGAACTTCAACCAGATTATCTGTCTTGCTAGGGGTGGATTGCGAATTGGCGATACTCTATCTCGGATTTACCGATATCCGCTGGCAATTCTGGCTGCCTCATCTTACGGTGGTTTCGAGAACCGAGTGCGAGGCGATCTCACATTTTCCTCTCACATAACTATGACCAATGACCAACTCGGCAGCCATATCCTTTTAGTCGATGACTTAGTAGATTCTGGCACAACTCTCCAGCAGAGCGTTGTCTGGCTAAAGCGCAATTATGGTTCCCAAATCGAAGAAATTCGGACAGCGGTACTCTGGTACAAAGGCTGCTCTGAAATTGCCCCAGATTACTGCGTGGACTATTTACCGGATAGCCCCTGGATTCATCAACCTTTTGAACCCTACGAGAATATGAATATAGCCGATCTGGCAGCATCTTATCCGGCAGCTTTAAACTCCAAACAGCCATAG